From a region of the Fusobacterium sp. FSA-380-WT-3A genome:
- a CDS encoding sigma-54 dependent transcriptional regulator, translating into MNILGFRIEVELKERLENNIDNEMKTVENVAEFIEALKERRYECVLVEEAQLPADTLINIIKKIEEFQKKAVIIVLGQSSNLKVVAGSIKAGAYDYILKPLEIDEIIKIVEKSVKDHKLMAERVDKNKNTGERLIGQTKEIVEVYKKIGKVAISRVPVLIVGEKGTGKKSVATSIHQFSDACKKPFISINCTSFQNSLLERRLFGYEKGAFEGAIFSQAGDLEKANGGTLHLGNIEFLNLDIQSKLLYLLQEKEFFRMGGADPIKTDIRVIATTSANLEEAILNGTFIEELYHKLKVLEINIPPLRERKDDIPFIIDKYLVECNAELNKAVKGVSKPAIKKIMRYDWPGNVTELKNAIKSAVALCRGNSILVEDLPSNVLGNRPVKRKGDIQDWILADWIEGEISAFQASGKGAYYSNIISKVEKELIRQVLEITSGKRVETAEILGITRNTLRTKMSNYELE; encoded by the coding sequence ATGAACATATTAGGATTTAGAATCGAGGTTGAGCTTAAGGAAAGGTTAGAAAATAATATTGATAACGAAATGAAAACAGTAGAAAATGTTGCTGAATTTATAGAAGCTCTAAAAGAAAGAAGATATGAATGTGTCTTAGTAGAAGAAGCACAACTTCCAGCTGACACTCTTATCAATATCATAAAAAAAATAGAAGAATTTCAAAAAAAAGCTGTTATAATTGTTCTTGGACAAAGTTCTAATCTAAAAGTTGTAGCTGGAAGTATAAAAGCTGGAGCTTATGATTATATTTTAAAACCACTAGAAATAGATGAAATTATAAAAATTGTGGAAAAATCTGTAAAAGACCATAAATTAATGGCTGAAAGAGTTGATAAAAATAAAAATACTGGTGAAAGATTAATAGGACAAACTAAAGAAATTGTTGAAGTTTATAAAAAAATAGGAAAAGTTGCTATAAGTAGAGTTCCTGTACTAATCGTTGGAGAAAAAGGAACAGGAAAGAAAAGTGTTGCAACTTCTATTCATCAATTTAGTGATGCTTGTAAAAAACCGTTTATCAGTATTAACTGTACTTCATTCCAAAACTCTTTATTAGAAAGAAGATTATTTGGATATGAAAAAGGAGCTTTTGAAGGAGCTATATTTTCACAAGCTGGAGATTTAGAAAAAGCTAATGGTGGAACTCTTCATCTTGGAAATATAGAATTTTTGAATCTTGATATTCAATCAAAATTACTTTATCTATTACAAGAAAAAGAATTCTTTAGAATGGGTGGAGCTGACCCTATCAAAACAGATATTAGAGTTATTGCCACTACAAGTGCAAATTTAGAAGAAGCTATCTTAAATGGAACTTTTATCGAAGAACTTTATCATAAATTAAAAGTTTTAGAAATAAATATTCCACCTTTAAGAGAGAGAAAAGATGATATACCTTTTATTATTGATAAATATTTGGTAGAATGTAATGCTGAACTTAATAAGGCTGTAAAAGGTGTTAGTAAGCCAGCTATCAAAAAAATAATGAGATATGACTGGCCAGGAAATGTAACAGAATTAAAAAATGCTATTAAATCAGCTGTGGCTCTATGTAGAGGAAATTCAATTTTAGTTGAAGATTTGCCAAGTAATGTTTTAGGAAATAGACCTGTAAAAAGAAAAGGAGATATTCAAGATTGGATATTAGCCGATTGGATAGAGGGAGAAATTTCAGCCTTTCAAGCTAGTGGAAAAGGAGCTTATTATTCAAATATAATTTCTAAAGTAGAAAAAGAATTAATAAGACAAGTTTTAGAAATCACTAGTGGAAAAAGAGTTGAAACTGCTGAAATTTTAGGAATAACAAGAAATACTTTAAGGACAAAAATGAGTAATTATGAATTAGAATAG
- a CDS encoding energy transducer TonB: MGIKKNDFFSFIIASALNIGLLFLIPHFTTEDVGDKKIKVGLVALEKEKNFSKENNKDLPNKKKSEKKQTLNTTTENVIENNEEVKKEKSLNLVELSKGIQAPSFEIISSKKNKNIKRNSQLENVAMAYKKEMKYEREESVGLEKEKSVFSDAKIIDKIISDSQDENLTINSDKDMTFENIKVDKGKVEGLPSGYKLGLEDGDVIARWDSSNREPEYPEKAELRGLQGTVKVRLEVNERGEVLSLTIIKGSGVPEINKAIENIGRTWKIYLSKHGLRIKGRVILDYTFKLKGV; this comes from the coding sequence ATGGGAATTAAAAAAAATGATTTCTTTTCTTTTATAATAGCCTCAGCTCTTAATATAGGACTTCTATTTTTAATCCCTCATTTTACAACAGAAGATGTTGGAGACAAAAAAATAAAAGTGGGATTGGTAGCTTTAGAAAAGGAAAAAAATTTTTCTAAAGAAAATAATAAAGATTTACCTAATAAAAAGAAATCTGAAAAAAAACAAACTCTAAATACTACTACAGAAAATGTAATAGAAAATAATGAAGAGGTTAAAAAAGAAAAAAGTTTAAACTTAGTTGAATTATCTAAAGGAATTCAAGCTCCTTCTTTTGAAATTATTTCCTCTAAAAAAAATAAAAATATCAAAAGAAATAGTCAATTAGAAAATGTGGCAATGGCTTATAAAAAAGAGATGAAATATGAAAGAGAAGAGAGTGTTGGACTAGAAAAAGAAAAGTCTGTTTTTAGTGATGCAAAAATTATTGATAAAATAATTTCTGACTCACAAGATGAAAATTTAACAATAAATTCTGATAAAGATATGACTTTTGAAAATATAAAGGTTGATAAAGGAAAAGTCGAGGGACTTCCTAGTGGTTACAAATTAGGATTAGAAGATGGAGATGTAATTGCTAGATGGGATTCTTCTAACAGAGAACCAGAATATCCTGAAAAAGCTGAACTTCGTGGATTACAAGGAACAGTAAAAGTAAGATTAGAAGTAAATGAAAGAGGAGAAGTTCTAAGTCTTACTATAATAAAAGGAAGTGGAGTTCCTGAAATTAATAAAGCCATTGAAAATATAGGTCGTACTTGGAAGATTTATTTGAGTAAACATGGTTTAAGAATAAAAGGAAGGGTTATACTAGATTATACATTTAAATTAAAAGGTGTTTAA
- a CDS encoding biopolymer transporter ExbD: MKIERYRRRNNKNIILEMTPLIDVVFLLLIFFLVATTFEDVDTGIKIDLPQSTIREIKTVKEVQLSLTNTKEIFLKYQEGNETKKILVNKANLQRKLAQVLSNSDNKAVVISGDKTLDYGYIVEIMTLSKEAGAEQLDIDTIFEK; the protein is encoded by the coding sequence ATGAAAATAGAAAGATACAGAAGAAGAAATAATAAAAATATTATTCTTGAAATGACTCCTCTTATAGATGTTGTTTTCCTTTTACTAATATTTTTCCTAGTAGCTACAACTTTTGAAGATGTTGATACAGGAATAAAAATAGATTTACCTCAATCTACAATAAGAGAAATTAAAACTGTAAAAGAAGTACAACTTAGTCTTACAAATACAAAAGAGATATTCTTAAAATATCAAGAAGGAAACGAAACTAAAAAAATACTTGTTAACAAGGCAAATTTACAGAGAAAGTTAGCACAAGTATTGAGTAATTCAGATAATAAAGCTGTAGTAATAAGTGGAGATAAAACTCTTGATTATGGATATATTGTAGAAATAATGACTCTTTCTAAAGAAGCAGGAGCAGAACAATTAGATATAGATACTATATTTGAAAAATAG
- a CDS encoding MotA/TolQ/ExbB proton channel family protein, giving the protein MYWIEKGGILMYFIAGMSILGTTVVIERFFYFISSERRRFDDIRNEFQKYLEKNDVKGAIAFLGKSKSASGRVVKEILNLWSKTKTTNLTTLEEKARETALSEISSLEKNMWVLSMVAHVTPLLGLLGTVTGMIKAFQAVAIHGTGDAAVLAEGISEALFTTAGGLFVAIPAMIIYNYYNKKIDNIISDIEKGSTEVINYFRR; this is encoded by the coding sequence ATGTACTGGATTGAAAAAGGTGGAATATTGATGTACTTTATAGCAGGTATGTCTATTCTAGGAACTACAGTTGTAATTGAAAGATTTTTTTATTTTATTTCTTCAGAAAGAAGAAGATTTGATGATATAAGAAATGAATTTCAAAAATATTTAGAAAAAAATGATGTAAAAGGTGCTATAGCTTTTTTAGGAAAATCTAAATCAGCTTCTGGAAGAGTTGTAAAGGAGATTTTAAATCTTTGGTCTAAAACAAAAACAACTAATTTAACTACTCTTGAAGAAAAAGCTAGAGAAACAGCTCTAAGTGAAATTTCTTCATTAGAAAAAAATATGTGGGTATTATCAATGGTAGCTCATGTTACACCTCTTTTAGGACTTTTAGGAACTGTTACAGGAATGATAAAGGCTTTCCAAGCTGTAGCTATTCATGGAACAGGAGATGCTGCTGTACTAGCTGAAGGAATATCAGAAGCTTTATTTACTACTGCTGGTGGATTATTTGTAGCTATTCCAGCTATGATAATTTATAACTATTATAATAAAAAAATAGATAATATTATAAGTGATATAGAAAAAGGAAGTACAGAGGTAATAAATTATTTTAGGAGATAG
- a CDS encoding tetratricopeptide repeat protein, translating into MKKTIEKMMVFSIMLSSLAYGGMKEDVVFLNELYNQGKYEMAVQQSKKFLTTYPESKYNKNLCKRIALISYLSNNFQDSKLYFQKYLTEYKVKKDEKAEAYSYLYRIAILEKNMEKANEYRNLVSENKKIYEEMNYDSGIILLNDGRNKEAIEHFNRAMALKGNNSSKALLYKSLALLNLGDYQNSLNAINVYNNLDEKNKDMALVTYLYGVLNYKLNDINKAIAYLESGLKNFPNDSYTQKGKLVLIEIYLNRSESNKALKLYSELSDTDDITRASKIFGNYFVTKSEYRRAIDFFDKIPNKDVNAQYAYAYSYFKENNFQRALKEFEKIKAPEYMIDVRYYEILSYYNLKNYKKIKEFQKDLDNYLTDSKKYNDVRIVLANSMYELEDYKKSYEYYMEIYKDYPTLENLYRTMVIARKIEDENIIDKLLKEYKDKFSDDKQYKKEVYILVGDLYYKKDKYLKAENLYKEYLKTTQDIEISNKLVDLLVNEKKYSDVIKTLNTMEVTDENQYLKGIAYMGIGNYSKAAGFFGGLEKSQNLDKELLNKVKYSTIKNQFLWEKYDEVITLGKVYIENSNGYKVDDIIDILGITYYRKEDFKTARDYFTQLLKYKERFSYAKYQIADTYYAEKDYAKALELFKEISNNKIYKLEYRESSNYWALRCYINLDDKKTFLDESQKFMNIYKNSTYNKNLMIMRGKILVEEGNLKTALQEYQRLYLKLSSKNDKVERDLTVEKIIDILFLDNNKVEAKTWIDKLEDKYKKAYYSSIYYRDMDMIEEARKVEPILLESSTYKDYGLKVLADDEFSNNQYKEALKHYEEIYNLEVSSYKDYALYMMGDIYAIEKNIEEATVTLTKVFLVYPQSKYVIPAQIKLAEVYEISGDIDKAMKAYEELSGNSKAQEYSEFILEKLLYLNLQKENIEAVLKYYEDLKSINKDSASKYQDIVEKIKEAMENEKSVETTEQVVENIVEDKVKENIQQDLFTEETVNPEEDEK; encoded by the coding sequence TTGAAAAAAACGATTGAAAAAATGATGGTTTTTTCTATAATGTTAAGTAGTCTTGCCTATGGTGGAATGAAAGAAGATGTTGTATTTTTAAATGAATTATATAATCAGGGTAAATATGAAATGGCTGTACAACAATCTAAAAAATTCTTAACTACTTATCCTGAATCAAAATATAATAAAAATCTTTGTAAAAGAATAGCTTTAATAAGTTATTTAAGTAATAACTTTCAAGATTCTAAATTATATTTTCAAAAATATTTGACAGAATATAAAGTAAAAAAAGATGAAAAAGCTGAAGCTTATTCATATCTTTATAGAATAGCAATTCTAGAAAAAAATATGGAAAAAGCTAATGAATATAGAAATTTAGTTAGTGAAAATAAAAAAATCTATGAAGAAATGAACTATGATAGTGGAATTATTCTATTAAATGATGGTAGAAATAAAGAAGCCATTGAACACTTTAATAGAGCTATGGCCCTTAAGGGAAATAACTCTTCAAAAGCATTACTTTATAAATCTTTAGCACTTTTAAATTTAGGAGACTATCAAAACTCTTTAAATGCTATAAATGTTTATAATAATTTAGATGAAAAAAATAAAGATATGGCTTTAGTAACTTATCTTTATGGAGTGTTAAATTACAAATTAAATGATATAAACAAAGCTATTGCATACTTAGAATCAGGATTAAAAAATTTTCCAAATGATTCTTACACACAAAAGGGAAAATTAGTCCTTATTGAGATTTATTTAAATAGAAGTGAATCTAATAAAGCTTTAAAACTTTATTCAGAATTAAGTGATACAGATGATATTACAAGAGCTTCTAAGATTTTTGGTAACTATTTTGTAACTAAAAGTGAGTATAGAAGAGCTATTGATTTTTTTGATAAAATTCCAAATAAAGATGTAAATGCTCAATATGCCTATGCTTACTCATATTTTAAGGAAAATAATTTTCAAAGAGCCTTAAAAGAATTTGAAAAAATTAAAGCACCAGAATATATGATTGATGTAAGATACTATGAGATTTTATCTTACTATAATCTAAAAAATTATAAAAAAATTAAAGAATTTCAAAAGGATTTGGATAATTATCTAACTGATAGTAAAAAATATAATGATGTTAGAATAGTTTTAGCTAATTCCATGTATGAACTTGAAGATTATAAAAAATCTTATGAATATTATATGGAGATTTATAAAGATTATCCTACTTTAGAAAATCTTTATAGAACTATGGTAATAGCTAGAAAAATAGAGGATGAGAATATAATTGATAAATTATTAAAAGAATATAAAGATAAGTTCTCAGATGATAAACAATACAAAAAAGAAGTTTATATTTTAGTTGGAGATTTATATTATAAAAAAGATAAATATCTAAAAGCTGAAAATCTGTATAAAGAGTATTTAAAAACTACTCAGGACATAGAGATATCCAATAAATTAGTGGATTTATTAGTAAATGAAAAAAAATATTCAGATGTTATAAAAACTTTAAACACTATGGAAGTTACAGATGAAAACCAATATCTAAAAGGTATAGCTTATATGGGAATAGGTAACTATTCAAAAGCAGCTGGATTTTTTGGTGGACTTGAAAAAAGTCAAAACTTAGATAAGGAATTATTAAATAAAGTAAAATATTCTACTATAAAAAATCAATTTTTATGGGAGAAATATGATGAAGTTATCACTTTAGGAAAAGTTTATATAGAAAATTCTAATGGTTATAAAGTAGATGATATAATTGATATTTTAGGAATAACTTATTATAGAAAAGAGGATTTTAAAACAGCTAGAGATTATTTTACTCAATTATTAAAATATAAAGAACGTTTCTCTTATGCAAAATATCAAATAGCTGATACTTATTATGCTGAAAAAGATTATGCTAAAGCTTTAGAATTGTTTAAAGAAATTTCTAACAATAAAATTTATAAATTAGAATACAGAGAAAGTTCTAATTATTGGGCACTTAGATGTTATATTAATTTAGATGATAAAAAAACTTTCTTAGATGAAAGTCAAAAATTTATGAATATTTATAAAAATTCAACTTATAATAAAAACCTTATGATAATGAGAGGAAAAATCTTAGTAGAGGAAGGAAATTTAAAAACTGCCTTACAAGAATATCAAAGATTATATCTAAAACTTTCATCTAAAAATGATAAGGTTGAAAGAGATTTAACAGTAGAAAAAATTATAGATATTTTATTCTTAGACAACAACAAAGTTGAAGCAAAAACTTGGATTGACAAATTAGAGGATAAATATAAAAAAGCTTATTATAGCTCTATTTATTATAGAGATATGGATATGATAGAAGAAGCTAGAAAAGTTGAACCAATATTATTAGAATCTAGTACTTATAAAGATTATGGATTAAAAGTTTTAGCTGATGACGAATTTTCAAATAATCAGTATAAAGAAGCTTTAAAACATTATGAAGAAATCTATAATTTAGAAGTAAGTTCATACAAAGATTATGCCCTATATATGATGGGAGATATTTATGCAATAGAAAAAAATATTGAAGAAGCTACAGTTACTTTAACAAAAGTATTTTTAGTTTATCCACAAAGTAAATATGTAATTCCTGCTCAAATAAAACTAGCTGAAGTTTATGAGATTTCTGGAGATATAGATAAAGCTATGAAAGCTTATGAAGAACTTAGTGGAAATTCTAAAGCACAAGAATATTCGGAATTTATTTTAGAAAAATTACTATATCTAAATCTACAAAAAGAAAATATTGAAGCTGTATTAAAATATTATGAGGACTTGAAATCTATAAATAAAGATAGTGCTTCAAAATATCAAGATATAGTAGAAAAAATAAAGGAAGCTATGGAAAATGAAAAATCTGTAGAAACTACTGAACAAGTTGTAGAAAATATTGTAGAAGATAAAGTAAAAGAAAATATACAACAAGATTTATTTACAGAAGAAACAGTAAACCCAGAAGAAGATGAAAAATAA
- a CDS encoding DUF116 domain-containing protein, with protein MTKFFKKILDKFVYNYYFICYFFEEKILKDQKAFNRFAKKLLIYNNKRVLKNIKNTIPKKISILLPHCIQDYDCSFKLTSNVENCKKCGKCKIADLLNLKSRYNIDIKVATGGTLARLYLKKERPDFIIAVACKRDLVTGIFDMYPMNVYGIFNIIKDSPCINTDVNMLEIEKILDIVVNKGE; from the coding sequence ATGACCAAATTTTTTAAAAAAATTCTAGATAAATTTGTTTATAATTATTACTTTATATGTTATTTTTTTGAAGAAAAAATATTAAAAGACCAAAAAGCTTTTAATAGATTTGCTAAAAAACTTTTAATTTATAACAATAAAAGAGTATTAAAAAATATAAAAAATACTATACCCAAAAAAATATCTATTTTATTACCTCATTGTATTCAAGATTATGATTGTAGTTTCAAACTAACTTCTAATGTAGAAAATTGTAAAAAATGTGGAAAATGTAAAATAGCTGATTTATTAAATCTCAAATCAAGGTATAACATTGATATTAAAGTAGCTACTGGTGGAACTTTAGCAAGACTTTATCTAAAAAAAGAAAGACCAGATTTTATAATTGCTGTTGCTTGTAAAAGAGATTTAGTTACTGGCATATTTGATATGTATCCTATGAATGTTTATGGAATTTTTAATATAATAAAAGATTCTCCTTGTATAAATACTGATGTTAATATGTTGGAGATAGAAAAAATACTAGATATTGTTGTAAATAAAGGGGAGTGA
- a CDS encoding iron-containing alcohol dehydrogenase has product MYNFVYNIPTKIYFGGNQISNLGKELKKFGNKVLLCYGGGSIKKIGLYDEVVEEIKKAGLELFELNGIEPNPRVTSVKAGAEICKKEKIDVLLAVGGGSVIDCTKAIGAATFYEGDPWDLIIGKVKIEKALPLVSILTLSATGSEMDIFAVISNMDSNDKVGFASKEVLPKVSFLDPKNTFTVSPYQTACGSVDILSHIIETYFNREGSMYMLDTFMEGMMKTVIKYAPIAMKNPENEEARANLMWTSSWAINGFISSCQTCTWTCHPIEHQLSAYYDITHGLGLGILTPRWMKYVLDETNVDRFYNFGVNVFGIDKNLEPMEVANKSIEMLEKFLFEELGLKKHLSDLGIDKTHFEIMAKKACNDGILNGFKPLNQKDIENIYEMCL; this is encoded by the coding sequence ATGTATAATTTTGTTTACAATATACCAACAAAAATTTATTTTGGAGGAAATCAAATTTCTAATCTTGGAAAAGAATTAAAAAAATTTGGAAATAAAGTACTTCTTTGTTATGGTGGAGGAAGCATAAAAAAAATAGGACTTTATGATGAAGTAGTAGAAGAAATAAAAAAAGCTGGATTAGAATTATTTGAATTAAATGGAATAGAACCAAATCCACGTGTTACATCTGTAAAAGCAGGAGCTGAAATATGTAAAAAAGAAAAAATAGATGTGCTTTTAGCTGTTGGTGGTGGAAGTGTTATTGACTGTACAAAAGCTATTGGAGCAGCAACTTTCTATGAGGGAGACCCTTGGGATTTAATAATTGGAAAAGTAAAAATCGAAAAAGCTTTACCTCTTGTATCTATCCTTACTCTTTCAGCAACAGGTTCTGAAATGGATATTTTTGCAGTAATTAGTAATATGGATAGTAACGATAAAGTTGGTTTTGCTTCAAAAGAAGTTTTACCAAAAGTTTCTTTCCTTGACCCTAAAAATACATTTACAGTTTCACCTTATCAAACAGCTTGTGGTTCTGTAGATATTCTTTCTCATATTATTGAAACATATTTCAATAGAGAAGGAAGTATGTATATGCTAGATACTTTTATGGAAGGAATGATGAAAACAGTTATAAAATATGCTCCTATTGCTATGAAAAATCCTGAAAATGAAGAAGCTAGAGCAAATTTGATGTGGACATCTTCTTGGGCAATTAATGGTTTTATAAGTTCTTGTCAAACTTGTACTTGGACTTGTCATCCAATAGAACATCAACTTTCAGCATATTATGATATAACTCATGGACTTGGTTTAGGAATCCTTACTCCTCGTTGGATGAAATATGTTTTAGATGAAACTAATGTAGACCGTTTTTATAACTTTGGTGTAAATGTATTTGGAATTGATAAAAACTTAGAGCCTATGGAAGTTGCAAATAAAAGTATTGAGATGTTAGAAAAATTCCTATTTGAAGAGTTAGGACTAAAAAAACATCTTAGCGATTTAGGAATTGATAAAACTCATTTTGAAATAATGGCTAAAAAAGCTTGTAATGATGGAATATTAAATGGATTTAAACCTCTTAACCAAAAAGATATAGAAAATATCTATGAAATGTGTTTATAA
- the dnaN gene encoding DNA polymerase III subunit beta: MFVKIDRLQFLKKLRIVEKAISENKVKPIIGCVFIKAQDNKMTFYGTNLEITMISSVEANVMEEGTVAFHPELIEEYIKELSDTELSLKVQNGNLIIETEDSATEFSIMNADEYPKLDYSYDEAEKWFTIQGTELLETFEKVKFSAATGSENLAINCIRLEVSDKVARFVTTDTYRMTYLEKPIDNQCELEISIPLNSVEAITKLLKVESLEDIKVMYKKNYVYFISGETEIISRIIELSYPNYKGILQGATYNKKFIIKNNEFSKILKRVQIFVKNNTDAKNGALLEFKKERLLINGTSNIAKVVEDFPIEYEGDNLKISLNVKFLLEFMQNLDNEKNIIVELKEANSSVKIIEEGKEDYIYIVMPLALKN, translated from the coding sequence ATGTTTGTAAAGATAGATAGACTTCAATTCTTAAAAAAATTAAGAATCGTTGAAAAGGCTATATCTGAAAATAAAGTAAAACCAATAATAGGTTGTGTATTTATAAAGGCTCAAGATAATAAAATGACTTTCTATGGAACAAATTTAGAAATTACTATGATTTCTAGTGTAGAAGCCAATGTTATGGAAGAGGGGACTGTTGCTTTTCATCCTGAATTAATAGAAGAATATATAAAAGAGTTATCAGATACAGAACTTTCTTTAAAAGTTCAAAATGGTAATCTTATTATAGAAACTGAAGATTCAGCAACAGAATTTTCTATTATGAATGCTGATGAGTATCCAAAATTAGATTATTCATATGATGAAGCTGAAAAATGGTTCACTATCCAAGGAACTGAACTTTTAGAAACTTTTGAAAAAGTGAAATTTTCAGCAGCTACTGGAAGTGAAAACCTTGCTATAAACTGTATTAGATTAGAAGTAAGTGATAAAGTTGCTAGATTTGTTACAACTGATACTTATCGTATGACATATTTAGAAAAGCCAATAGATAATCAATGTGAATTGGAAATAAGTATTCCTCTTAACTCTGTTGAAGCTATAACTAAACTTTTAAAAGTAGAAAGTTTAGAAGATATAAAAGTTATGTATAAGAAAAATTATGTGTACTTTATAAGTGGAGAGACAGAGATTATCTCAAGAATAATCGAACTTTCTTATCCTAACTACAAAGGAATATTACAAGGAGCTACATATAATAAAAAATTTATAATAAAAAATAATGAGTTTTCTAAAATTTTAAAAAGAGTTCAAATATTTGTAAAAAATAATACAGATGCTAAAAATGGAGCTTTATTAGAATTTAAAAAAGAAAGACTACTTATAAATGGTACAAGTAACATAGCAAAAGTTGTAGAAGATTTTCCTATTGAATATGAAGGAGATAATTTAAAAATATCTTTAAATGTTAAATTCTTATTAGAATTTATGCAAAACTTAGACAACGAGAAAAATATAATAGTAGAATTAAAAGAAGCTAATAGCTCTGTAAAAATTATAGAAGAGGGAAAAGAAGATTACATCTATATAGTAATGCCTCTTGCTTTAAAAAATTAA
- a CDS encoding RNA polymerase sigma factor RpoD/SigA, producing MEEKDLVAIYLNDIKKYKILSKEEEEKLLVKIKEGDLEAKNQLIVSNLRLVVSIAKNYMNKKMSFIDLISEGNFGLIHAVEKFDMNKGYRFSTYAVWWIKQSITKALINKGREIRIPSYKYDIYNKINKFILEEVSKTGEYPTNEEIAEKLDLKLKVVEEANIDFQEIMSLNEEIGDNIYLEDTLAIQDDIDIEKEFINKMGREKVKKMVNELNAREREILKRRYGLDGYDIHTLEEIGETFSITRERVRQLEKKTLAKLRKKYKKDMYQNLFI from the coding sequence ATGGAAGAAAAGGATTTAGTGGCTATTTATCTAAATGATATAAAAAAATATAAGATTTTGTCTAAAGAAGAAGAAGAAAAATTACTTGTAAAAATAAAAGAAGGAGATTTAGAAGCTAAAAATCAATTGATAGTTTCTAACTTACGTCTTGTGGTTAGTATTGCCAAAAACTATATGAATAAAAAAATGTCTTTTATAGATTTAATCAGTGAGGGAAATTTTGGTCTTATTCATGCTGTAGAAAAATTTGATATGAATAAAGGTTATCGTTTCTCAACTTATGCTGTGTGGTGGATAAAACAGTCTATTACAAAAGCTCTTATAAATAAAGGTAGAGAAATCAGAATACCATCATACAAATATGATATTTACAACAAGATAAATAAATTTATATTGGAAGAAGTTTCAAAAACAGGCGAATATCCTACAAATGAAGAAATAGCTGAAAAATTAGATTTAAAATTAAAAGTAGTAGAAGAAGCCAATATTGACTTTCAAGAAATAATGTCACTAAATGAAGAGATAGGAGATAACATCTATTTAGAAGATACTTTAGCTATCCAAGATGATATAGATATAGAAAAAGAATTTATAAATAAAATGGGTAGAGAAAAAGTAAAAAAAATGGTAAATGAATTAAATGCTAGAGAAAGGGAAATTCTAAAAAGAAGATATGGTCTTGATGGATATGATATACATACTCTTGAAGAAATAGGTGAAACTTTTAGTATTACTAGGGAAAGAGTAAGACAATTAGAAAAGAAAACTTTAGCAAAACTTAGAAAAAAATATAAAAAAGATATGTATCAAAATCTTTTTATTTAA